The genomic window GTTAGTAGGCATTGCTCGGATACTTTTTCGCGTCCGCGGAAGCGAGCATAGCGAAGCCCATGCAAATTTTTTGAATCTGCGAAGCTTCGCTCAACTGTTTCTTTTCTTCTATTGTAAATTCCCTTTCCTTTTTCAGTTTTAAGAAAGTTCTTATTATCATCTTTATGATTTTCCCAAACATGTCGTCTAATTGTTTTATATTTAGCTTTTTATCCAAGACACTTATCTTTATGAGGGCAATACATACAAATTTCTTCAAAACATCTATATTCTCTATAGCCTTCTCGAGTCGTAGTTTTATATATTAACGCAACATTATTGGGGCAAATATAGATATCTTTATCATAGTCATAAATATATTTATTCTTAGTATACATTCCTTTTTTATGAGGAGAACGTCTATATGCAACTACTGGTGTTATATCTCTATCTACAATCCCCTTGAAAATAGGATTACTTGAATATCCTGCATCTAAACCAAGATATTTTGGCTTTATACTAAATACTTCTTTAATTCTATCTATTCTATTTAGTATTGGCTCGCTATCGCTGACATTACCAGGGGTAACATGTACATCCATAATAATATTATTTTTACTATCTACAGTTCTATGATCTAAATAAAAGAATCCTTCTGGTTTATTATCTCTCATCATATATCCACTATCAGGATCTGTAGTACTTTTCTTAATTTGCTTTGTTTCTTCTTTTTCTTTTCTTGGTTTTAAAGGTTTTTTATTATGATTTTCTCTATCTAAATTCACATCAATATCTAGTTGTTCTATATACTCTTTAGGTGTTACTTGTACTTCAATTTTTTCAAACTTACGCTTATTAGCATTAGCTTTTATATGTGTTGAATCAGAGTAAAGAATCTTACCACCAACTAATCCTTTTTCCATAGCTTGAAGAACTATATTATCAAATATTTTTTGTGGAATATCAGTACCTTTAAATCTTCTAATTCTATTTTGACTTATTGTAGATGAATCTGGAATTTTTTCAGTAATTGAATAACCTAAAAACCATCTATATGCTAAGTTTACTTCTATGTCTTTAACTAGTTGCCTTTCGGAGCGGATGCCATAAAGATATCCTATAAATAACATTTTAAATAGTACTACTGGATCAACAGCTGGTCGACCATTTGTATGGCAATACAAATCATTAGTTAACTCTCTAATAAATGAAAAATCTATGTATTTATCAATTTTTCTTAATAAATGGTCTTTCGGAACTAATTGTTCTAGCATAACCACTTCCATTTCATTTTGCGCTTGTCTTCTTTCGTTTATCATCACCAAAACCTCTATGTAATAAATTAATATATTTTAAATTATATTACATATTTGTATAAAATTAAAGACTGCTGACACTTTGTCAGCAGTCTGAAACAATCTTTTAATTAAGATTGTTTTTTTATTATAAAATTTAGTTGCTATCGCAACTAAATTGTGGTAGAATTTTAATTCGAAAATAGTTGTGATAGCAACTAATTTGGGAGGATTTATATGGAATGTAAAAATGAAGCTATAGGAAAGTATATTTCGGAGATATATAGGAATAGTTGTAGATTTTTTTCTAAGGAGTTTTTAAAACTTAATTTAGGTGTGGGACAATATATTTTCTTAATACAACTTTATAAAAGGGATGGGATAAATCAGGAAGAGCTATCAGAGTTATTAAAAATAGATAAAGCAAATACTGCAAGAGCTATAAAAAGACTTGAAGAAGAGGGTTATGTTATAAGAATAAGGTGCAAAGAAGATAAGAGAGCATATAATGTATTTCTTACTGATAAAGCATTAGATATAAAAGAAGAATTTTTTGGAATACTACAATCATGGGAAAATAATATAACACAACCATTAACGGAGGAAGAGATTATTATAGTCAAAAAAATATTAAAGAAAATAACAGTAAATTAAAAATAAGGAGGGCAAATATGAATAAACAAAAGAGGTTGGGAGAAGAGAGCATACCAAAACTTTTAATTTCATTTTCAGTTCCAGCTATAATAGGAATGTTAGTAAATACTTTTTATAATATAGTTGATAGAATGTTTATTGGTCATATTCCTGATATTGGTCAATTAGCACTTACAGGTGTTGGTGTAACAATGCCTATAGTCAGCATTATATTAGGCTTTGGTTTATTACTTGGAGTTGGAACTTCTGCAAGAGTTTCCTTAAATTTAGGTTTAGGCAATAAAGAAGATGCGGAAAAGTTAATAGGGAACTCGCTAACATTATCAATAATACTAAGTGTGCTTATCACATTTATAGGATTAACATTTTCAACTAAACTTTTAAGGAGTTTTGCTGCAAGTGATAGTACAATAATTTATGCAAAAGATTATATAAATATAATTTATTTTGGAACAATATTTAATTTGATGGCATTTAGTTTAAATCATTCTATAAGAAGTGATGGAAATCCTAGAATAGCAATGTTTTCTATGTTAATTGGTGCTATAACTAATATAGTATTGGATCCAATATTTATTTTTGTATTAAATCTTGGAGTAAAAGGTGCAGCTATAGCAACAGTAATATCTCAATTAGTAAGTTGTATATGGGTTATAAGTTATTTTACAAAAGGAAAGAGTTATATAAAGTTAAGAAAAGAAAATTTAAAGTTAGAAAAAAGAATAGTAATGGCAATAGTTACGATAGGTATGTCTCCATTTGCAATGCAAATAGCACAAAGTTTAGTTCAGGTAATTGCAAATAATTCATTAAAAATGTATGGTGGAGATTTAGCTATAGGGGCCATGGCTATAATAGCAAGTATAACAATGATATTTTCTATGCCAATAATAGGATTAAATCAAGGTGCTCAGCCTATAATAGGATATAATTATGGTGCTAAAAAATACCATAGAGTTAAGGAAACAGTTACTTATGGAACTATAATAGCAACAATTATTATGATAATAGGATTTATATTAGTGCAATTATTTCCACATATTTTGATAAGGATGTTTAATAAGGATCCTAATCTAGTTGATATAGCTACAAATGGATTAAGAATATTCCTTTGTATGATTCCTTTTATAGGATTCCAAATTGTAAGTTCAAGCTATTTCCAAGCAGTTGGAAAAGCTAAAATATCAATGTTTTTGAGTTTGCTAAGACAAGTTATTCTTTTAATACCATTTATGATAATATTACCTAAATTTATTACACCATCTTTAAATGGGATATGGATAGCTGGAGCTGCATCCGATCTATTATCAGCAATAATAACTGGAATATTATTTTATAATTCAGTAAGAAAATTAAAAGAAGTTCAAAATTAAAGTATAATATACAAAAACAGGTATAAAATCAAAGATTTTATACCTGTTTATTATTTAAAATTAATTATTTTACTCTATAAATATATGTAAATAACTAAAATTAAAGTATTCCTTCAGTTTTTAAAATACTTTCTAGCTTTTGAACCTTTTCTGTAAGAGTTAAAAATTTTTCTCTTAATAGGTTATTAGGGACTTCCGTTTCATTAATTACTTTTTCCATATCTTCTACAGTTTTTAATGCTTCATCGATATCTTGCTGAGCTAGTTTTAGGTTTGCTTCTTTCATAATTGAGTCTCCTTTATATGAATTATACATAATTAATATTGGTTATATTTATCGTATCATTAATAAATATTAGATGCAAGGCATATATTTAGAAAAGAAATTTTTCTAGGTGGTGAGATAATATGATCAATTATATTTGGTTCGTAATGATATTTCTAGGAATTATAGTTGGTTTATTTACTGGAAATGGAGATGGGATTTCTAAAGCTATTATAGGATCAGTAGACTCTACAGTAAGTCTTATAATTGGGTTAGTAGGTTTAATGTGCTTTTGGTGTGGAGTTATGAAAGTAGCAGAAAAAAGTGGACTTACTAATAAGCTAGCAAAGCTTCTAAGACCAATTTTAAGATTATTGTTTAAAGACGCAGCTAAAGATGAAAAGGCTTTAGGAGCAATAGTTATGAACATAACGGCTAATATGATGGGATTAGGAAATGCAGCTACTCCATTTGGTATAAAGGCAATGCAAGAAATGGATAGATTAAACAAGGAAAAGGGAACAGCATCAAATGATATGGTTCTTTTTCTAGTATTAAATGCTGCATGTATTCAATTAGTACCATCAACAATAATATCCATTAGAGCTGCTTGTGGATCAACTAACCCAGGCTCTATTATATTACCTGCAATTTTAGCAAGCACAATAGCTGCAATTGTTGGGGTTATATGTTGTAAAATATTACAACGATATTTTTAATTAGGAGGAAAACCTTTATGTTTAACTATTTAACCCAAAGTGTAATACCTATAATAGTAATAATAATTATTACTTATGGAATGTTTAAAGGTAGAAAAGTATATGAATGGTTTATAGAGGGTGCTAAAGAAGGATTACAAGTTTGTTTAAACATATTTCCATATCTTTTGGCTATGATTGTAGCAGTTCATATTTTTAGAGAGTCTAATTTATTAGATATGCTAAATAATTTAATTGCACCTTTTTCAGAATTAATAGGGTTGCCTAAAGAGGTAACACCCCTTGTATTAGTAAAACCATTATCAGGAAGTGGGGCAATGGGAATACTTACAGATATCTTAAAAACATATGGACCAGATACAAGTATAGGATATATAGCGTCAGTTATTATGGGGACTACAGAAACTATATTTTATACAATAACAGTATATTTTGGAGCTATACAAATAAAAAAAATAAGGCATACAATATGGGCATCACTTTTTGCTGAAATTACTGCTATAATAGCAGCCATATTTCTAGTAGGAGCTTTAATATTATAATTTAAAAATATTAATTAAAAGTGAAACTTTTTTTACGTCTAATACGTCTAAATATATATAATAAAATTTATTAAAGGTAATATTTTTGTAATGAATTGATAATAATTACATTATATAATAAAACTATAAAATAATAGGAGGTATTAAAAGTGAAATATAATAGTGATATGATATATCTATCAGATGAGGAAATTAAACGATTAACAATTTATTTAGCCTATGGAGTAGGACTAGGGGTATTAAGTGGTATTTTTATGGATAACATCATATTTGGATTTTCTTTAGGTGGAGTCATATCAATTATTATTGCACTATTAATATGCTTTATTAATAAAGTTTCGAAGAATACATTAGATAAAAAGAGGTGAATAAATGAACGAATTCTTAGAAGTTATAGGAGAATGTAGTATCTTTAAAAAAATAAAAAAAGAAGATATAAAAAACTTTATAGAAAATAGTAGTTATAAATTAGCAAGTTATGATAAAAATGATATTATAGCTGTGGAAGGTGAAGATTGTAATAGTATTGGAATAGTAGTAGATGGAATTATAGAAATTCAAAATATTTATGAGAATGGTAAGAATCTTACAATTAAAAGATTTTCTAGAGGAGATGTGTTTGGCGAAGCTTTAGTTTTTTCAAAGCAACATATATATCCAGCAACTATAATATCAGTAAGTAAGAGTAAAATTCTTTTCATAAATAAGGAAAGCATAATAAATTTTTGTTTTAAAGATGTAGACTTTTTAAATAATTTTATGTGCTTATTAAGTGAAAAAATAATCATGTTAAATAATAAAATAAGAAATACCTCTTTAAAAAGCATAAGACAAAAAATATCTAACTTTTTATTAGAACAATATAATATTAGGGAAAAAACTGTTATTAATCTTAATATTAGTAAAAAGGAGTTTGCAGAAATATTAGGGATTCCAAGACCTTCATTATCCAGAGAATTAATAAATATGAAAGATGAAGGAATTATAGATTTAAACAAAAGAGAAATAAATATTTTAGATATTGATAAATTAGAAGAAATAATGTGCAAATAAAATATATATTTTATTTCAATCGGTAACTTATGTTACCGATTTGTTTTTTATTATTGTCTATAATGAGGCTATAAAATTTAAAGATAATAATTTAGGAGGTTCGTTATGGATAAAAAAATGTTTTGTTTTCAATGTCAAGAAGCTGCTGGGTGTACAGGATGCACAATAAAGGGTGTGTGTGGTAAAACACCTGAGTTGGCAGGATTACAAGATTTATTAATATATGTAACAAGGGGATTATCAGAGGTAACAACAAGAGCAAGAGAAGAGGGATTAGATGTTTCAAAAGAAGTTAATCACTTAGTTACAATGAATTTATTTACAACAATAACAAATGCTAATTTTGATAATTTAGTATTTTATGATAGAGTAAGAGAAACTTTAAGAGTGAAAAAACAATTATTAGCGAGATTAAATAATAAAGAAGGTTTAGGGGAAGCTGCTATTTGGGAAGCAGAAACTAATGAAGCTTTCGATATTAAAGCTAAAACTGTTGGTGTATTAGAAACTAAAAATGAAGATATTAGAAGCTTAAGAGAACTTATAACATATGGATTAAAAGGATTATCAGCTTATTTAAAACATGCAAATGCATTAGGATATGATTCAGAAGAAATATCATCTTTTATGCAAAGTGCATTATCAAAGACAATAGATGATAAAGTAACTTTAGATGAGTATATAGCTTTAACATTAGAAACAGGTAAGGTTGGAGTTGATGGAATGGCTTTATTAGATAAAGCTAATACAGAAACTTATGGACATCCAGAAGCAACAAAAGTAAATATAGGGGTTAGAAAGAATCCAGGGATTTTAGTGTCAGGACATGATTTAAAGGATTTAGAACAATTATTAGAACAAGCACAAGGTTCCGGTGTTGATATTTATACACACTCAGAAATGTTACCAGCTCATTATTATCCATCATTTAAAAAGTATGATAACTTTGTTGGGAATTATGGTAATGCATGGTGGAAACAAAAAGAGGAATTTGAGAGTTTTAATGGACCTATATTAATGACTACAAATTGTATAGTTCCACCAAAAGATTCATATAAGTCAAAATTATTTACTACAGGAGCATCAGGATTTGAAGGGTGTAAACATATATATGCTGATGAAAATGGTAAAAAAGACTTTACTGAAATAATAGAGTTAGCTAAAAAATGTGAAGCTCCAAAAGAAATAGAGACAGGAGAAATAATAGGTGGGTTTGCTCATAATCAAGTTATGGCTGTAGCAGATAAGGTTGTAGAAGCTGTTAAAAGTGGAGCTATAAAGAAGTTCTTTGTAATGGCAGGGTGTGATGGTAGAGCTAAGTCAAGAGATTATTATACTGAATTTGCAAAGGCTTTACCAAAGGACACAATAATTTTAACGGCAGGATGTGCAAAGTATAAGTATAATAAATTACCTTTAGGAGATATTGCAGGAATTCCAAGAGTATTAGATGCAGGACAATGTAATGATTCATATTCATTAGCGTTAATAGCGTTAAAACTAAAGGAAGTATTTGAACTTGAGGATATAAATGAATTACCAATAGCTTTTAATATAGCGTGGTACGAACAAAAGGCTGTAATAGTTCTATTATCATTATTATATCTTGGAGTTAAGAACATACACTTAGGGCCTACTTTACCAGCATTCCTTTCACCTAATGTAGCAAATGTTTTAGTTGAAAACTTTGGAATTGGTGGAATAACTAATGTAGAAAATGATATGAAAATGTTTATGGAAATGTAGTTATAAATCAAAAATAGAGTTAATATGGTAACATATTAACTCTATTTTTATGATAAAAATAAAATTTTAATTTGTAGATTCTAAACTATCATTATTTGAATCTTTTGATACTGTCAAGTTAAATTTATTTTTTAATGAATCAACTATAATAGCAATTGCATTATCTCCTGACACGTTACAAGCAGTTCCGAAACTATCTTGAGTTATATATAAAGCAATCATTAAAGCAATTTGAGGTTCAGAGAAACCTAAAACACTTTGTAATACTCCTAATGCTGCCATTACAGCACCACCAGGAACTCCTGGTGCAGCTACCATAGTGACTCCTAGCATAGCTATGAAAGTTATCATTTTTCCTAAATCAGGAGTTACATTATTAAGTAACATTACTGCTACCGCACAACAAGTAAGCGTTATAGTACTACCAGATAGATGAATAGTAGCACCCAAAGGAACAACAAATTCTCTAACTTCTTTAGAAACTTTATTTTTTTCAGCGCATTGTAAATTTACAGGTATTGTTGCAGCTGAACTTTGTGTGCCTAGAGCTGTTAAGTAGCCAGGTATTTGATTCTTAAGTACTGAAGGTAAATTCTTTTTACCTAAAATACTAGCAATTAAAAATTGTAAAAACATCATTGTAAAGTGTAAAGCAAGTATTACTAAAAATACCTTCCAGAAAACAGATAATATACTCTTGACTTCTCCAGCAAATGTCATATTTGCAAAAATTCCTAGTATATGAATAGGTAAAAGTGGTATTATAAGATTCTTTATTGTTAATTCAACTATTTGTTGAAATTCATTAGCCATATTATAAAGAGCTTTTCCCTTTAGAGATGATATTCCAAGTCCTAATAAGAATGCGAAAATTAAAGCTGTCATTACAGACATTATAGGTGGAATATCAACTACAAATAATGCAGGTACTAATTTATCTTCAGGATTAGAAGCATTACTTAATGAACTAGATGTGTGTATAAATAATGGGAAAAATTTTGATGCCACTAAGAAAGCTAAAAATCCTGCAACTAAAGTAGATATATATGCAATACCAGTAGTTAAACCAAGCATTTTACCGGCCCCTTTTCCTAAATCTGCAATTCCACAAACAACGAAGCCAACAATTATTAAAGGAATCATAAATCCTAAGAAATTACCAAATATTGAGTTAAAAGTAGCTAAAACCCCGATAACCCCCTTAGGACAGAAAGATCCAATAATTATACCTAAAATAATTGCTAATATTAATTTGGGTATAAGTCCTAATTTTTTCATATAAAGCGTCCCCCTTTAGTAAAACATTTATAATTTAATGGTAGTATATCAGAAAAAACCAATTAGAAAAGTATAAATGATAATAAAGAGATTAATAGAGAGAATTAAAGAAAAATAATGAGAGGGACAAGAAAATATTCTTTAAAGCCTTTAAAGAGGCTATATTTTCCCTAAAACAAGTTATATAATTATTGATAATAAAACAAATTTCCAAAAGTGTTTATCTGGGGCAATCATATATTAAATTTTATATTAAGGTGGTGTTTATGTGGCTGGTGAAAAATATTATATAATAAGTGAGAAGGCATTGCCAGAAGCATTCAAAAAAGTTATAGAAGTTAAGGAATTATTATTTACTGGAAAAGCAAAAGATATTAGTGATGCAGTTAAACAAACTAATATAAGTAGGAGCACTTATTATAAATATAAAGACGATATATTTCCTATGTCAGAGGGGATACACAGTAAAAAAATAACCTTAGTAGTATTATTATCTCATGAAGCGGGAACTTTATCTAAGGTGCTAGATTGTATAGCTTTTAATAAGGGGAATATAATAACAATAAATCAAGATATACCTATAAACATGGCGGCAAATGTAACAATAACATTAGATATATCAAATATGAAAAAGGATTTAAAACAGTTAGTTAATATATTAAGATCATTGCCTAATGTTGTTAGTGTAAAACTTTTAGCCATGGAATAAATACTTAAGGATGTGAATAGAATGAATAAGCAATTCTATAAAGTAAACAGAGAGAAAGTTCTTAAAGAAATAAAAGATAATTCATTAGTAATATTATTTGCAGGAAATGCGCCTAAAAAAACAGCTGATGAAAAGTATCCTTTTACACCAAATAGAAATTTTTATTATTTAACAGGAATTGATGAAGAAGAACACATTTTATTAATGAGTAAAATTAATGGAAATATAAAGTCAACTTTATTTATAAAAGAGATAGACCCGATTTTAGAAAAGTGGCAAGGAAAATCTGTGAGAAAAGATGAAGCTTTTGAAATATCAGATGTTGATGAAGTTGAATACCTAGGAAGTTTTAAAAATGTATTACATAAAATAATAACTTCAAGGGAAGACTTTAATGTATATCTAGATTTAGAAAAGGACAGCTATAATTCACCAGAAACCCTTGCAGAAAATATTTCATGGGAAATATTTAAGAAGTATCCACAGGTAAATATTAAAAATATTTATAGGATAATAAGTAAATTTAGATTAGTAAAAAGCGAAGAGGAAATCCAAAGAATACAAAAAGCAATAGATATAACAATTGAGGGTGTAAAAAATCTTATGAAGATATGTACACCAGGAATGAAAGAATATGAATTAGAAGCATATTTTGATTTAACATGCAAAACTAAAGGGGTTAGGGATTTTGCTTTTAAAACTATTGCAGCTTCAGGTAAAAATGCAGCAGTACTTCATTATGTAGATAATAACTCAGAAATAAAGGATGGGCAATTAATA from Clostridium septicum includes these protein-coding regions:
- a CDS encoding nucleoside recognition domain-containing protein — its product is MINYIWFVMIFLGIIVGLFTGNGDGISKAIIGSVDSTVSLIIGLVGLMCFWCGVMKVAEKSGLTNKLAKLLRPILRLLFKDAAKDEKALGAIVMNITANMMGLGNAATPFGIKAMQEMDRLNKEKGTASNDMVLFLVLNAACIQLVPSTIISIRAACGSTNPGSIILPAILASTIAAIVGVICCKILQRYF
- a CDS encoding aminopeptidase P family protein yields the protein MNKQFYKVNREKVLKEIKDNSLVILFAGNAPKKTADEKYPFTPNRNFYYLTGIDEEEHILLMSKINGNIKSTLFIKEIDPILEKWQGKSVRKDEAFEISDVDEVEYLGSFKNVLHKIITSREDFNVYLDLEKDSYNSPETLAENISWEIFKKYPQVNIKNIYRIISKFRLVKSEEEIQRIQKAIDITIEGVKNLMKICTPGMKEYELEAYFDLTCKTKGVRDFAFKTIAASGKNAAVLHYVDNNSEIKDGQLILFDLGAQYNYYNGDISRTFPVNGKFTERQKDVYNSVLRVNERVIKSMKPGVSFIELNKQARKWIAEECIKLGLIEKEEEVSKYYYHSIGHSLGMDTHDIEPPNRDVIFEAGMVYTVEPGIYIEDESIGIRIEDDVLITEDACEVLTKDMIKTVEDIEEFMLNNKNTLQF
- a CDS encoding MATE family efflux transporter, with the translated sequence MNKQKRLGEESIPKLLISFSVPAIIGMLVNTFYNIVDRMFIGHIPDIGQLALTGVGVTMPIVSIILGFGLLLGVGTSARVSLNLGLGNKEDAEKLIGNSLTLSIILSVLITFIGLTFSTKLLRSFAASDSTIIYAKDYINIIYFGTIFNLMAFSLNHSIRSDGNPRIAMFSMLIGAITNIVLDPIFIFVLNLGVKGAAIATVISQLVSCIWVISYFTKGKSYIKLRKENLKLEKRIVMAIVTIGMSPFAMQIAQSLVQVIANNSLKMYGGDLAIGAMAIIASITMIFSMPIIGLNQGAQPIIGYNYGAKKYHRVKETVTYGTIIATIIMIIGFILVQLFPHILIRMFNKDPNLVDIATNGLRIFLCMIPFIGFQIVSSSYFQAVGKAKISMFLSLLRQVILLIPFMIILPKFITPSLNGIWIAGAASDLLSAIITGILFYNSVRKLKEVQN
- a CDS encoding ACT domain-containing protein produces the protein MAGEKYYIISEKALPEAFKKVIEVKELLFTGKAKDISDAVKQTNISRSTYYKYKDDIFPMSEGIHSKKITLVVLLSHEAGTLSKVLDCIAFNKGNIITINQDIPINMAANVTITLDISNMKKDLKQLVNILRSLPNVVSVKLLAME
- a CDS encoding spore maturation protein, coding for MFNYLTQSVIPIIVIIIITYGMFKGRKVYEWFIEGAKEGLQVCLNIFPYLLAMIVAVHIFRESNLLDMLNNLIAPFSELIGLPKEVTPLVLVKPLSGSGAMGILTDILKTYGPDTSIGYIASVIMGTTETIFYTITVYFGAIQIKKIRHTIWASLFAEITAIIAAIFLVGALIL
- a CDS encoding dicarboxylate/amino acid:cation symporter, whose protein sequence is MKKLGLIPKLILAIILGIIIGSFCPKGVIGVLATFNSIFGNFLGFMIPLIIVGFVVCGIADLGKGAGKMLGLTTGIAYISTLVAGFLAFLVASKFFPLFIHTSSSLSNASNPEDKLVPALFVVDIPPIMSVMTALIFAFLLGLGISSLKGKALYNMANEFQQIVELTIKNLIIPLLPIHILGIFANMTFAGEVKSILSVFWKVFLVILALHFTMMFLQFLIASILGKKNLPSVLKNQIPGYLTALGTQSSAATIPVNLQCAEKNKVSKEVREFVVPLGATIHLSGSTITLTCCAVAVMLLNNVTPDLGKMITFIAMLGVTMVAAPGVPGGAVMAALGVLQSVLGFSEPQIALMIALYITQDSFGTACNVSGDNAIAIIVDSLKNKFNLTVSKDSNNDSLESTN
- a CDS encoding MarR family winged helix-turn-helix transcriptional regulator; this encodes MECKNEAIGKYISEIYRNSCRFFSKEFLKLNLGVGQYIFLIQLYKRDGINQEELSELLKIDKANTARAIKRLEEEGYVIRIRCKEDKRAYNVFLTDKALDIKEEFFGILQSWENNITQPLTEEEIIIVKKILKKITVN
- a CDS encoding Crp/Fnr family transcriptional regulator, whose protein sequence is MNEFLEVIGECSIFKKIKKEDIKNFIENSSYKLASYDKNDIIAVEGEDCNSIGIVVDGIIEIQNIYENGKNLTIKRFSRGDVFGEALVFSKQHIYPATIISVSKSKILFINKESIINFCFKDVDFLNNFMCLLSEKIIMLNNKIRNTSLKSIRQKISNFLLEQYNIREKTVINLNISKKEFAEILGIPRPSLSRELINMKDEGIIDLNKREINILDIDKLEEIMCK
- the hcp gene encoding hydroxylamine reductase; the encoded protein is MDKKMFCFQCQEAAGCTGCTIKGVCGKTPELAGLQDLLIYVTRGLSEVTTRAREEGLDVSKEVNHLVTMNLFTTITNANFDNLVFYDRVRETLRVKKQLLARLNNKEGLGEAAIWEAETNEAFDIKAKTVGVLETKNEDIRSLRELITYGLKGLSAYLKHANALGYDSEEISSFMQSALSKTIDDKVTLDEYIALTLETGKVGVDGMALLDKANTETYGHPEATKVNIGVRKNPGILVSGHDLKDLEQLLEQAQGSGVDIYTHSEMLPAHYYPSFKKYDNFVGNYGNAWWKQKEEFESFNGPILMTTNCIVPPKDSYKSKLFTTGASGFEGCKHIYADENGKKDFTEIIELAKKCEAPKEIETGEIIGGFAHNQVMAVADKVVEAVKSGAIKKFFVMAGCDGRAKSRDYYTEFAKALPKDTIILTAGCAKYKYNKLPLGDIAGIPRVLDAGQCNDSYSLALIALKLKEVFELEDINELPIAFNIAWYEQKAVIVLLSLLYLGVKNIHLGPTLPAFLSPNVANVLVENFGIGGITNVENDMKMFMEM